The Caballeronia sp. TF1N1 genome includes a window with the following:
- the tssA gene encoding type VI secretion system protein TssA, whose product MSPPFDTLGSAPITPDNPAGDDVRDDPDFDRLQTEIDKLNSPSAAAGTDWDVVQRAATVLLAERGKDLLVACYLAGALMRRSGLEGLASGLTVIDDLLANYWETLHPGLSRLRARRNALSWIFERAVQFVVDKVDRDTQQERALIDALQTRLEAIDTRLAEKDPDAPSVRPLLNQIRTLPVREVVPEPVPAVDAPVASAETRPAQISRPSAPAAAASLAVAPLSNAAIVSDADADRAFEQIAERLVTLAGFRRGNRASDAQAYRLNRLAAWGAIETAPLAERGQTRIPGPIAELAIALDRLQSGDAPEDTLTFAEANLPAFPFWMDLNRASAQALANLGEPFADALAEVNAATLQLLRRAPELPNLTFADGKPFADGATLEWITSLQRNAATGSGGGAAPDALAVALGTARSLAAAGDLEAAAVALQGATLGTNPEQRLRATIHLSELMLAHRPNAPLRPFAQMIVGEVDRHELDRWTPQLALEALSAAHALYQQNDAHAEAIALVARIAKIDAAAAVKLALGGA is encoded by the coding sequence ATGAGTCCTCCTTTCGATACGCTCGGTTCCGCGCCCATTACGCCGGACAACCCCGCTGGCGACGATGTCCGCGACGATCCCGACTTCGATCGCCTGCAGACCGAGATCGACAAACTCAACAGCCCGAGCGCGGCGGCCGGCACGGACTGGGACGTGGTGCAGCGCGCTGCCACCGTGCTGCTCGCCGAACGCGGCAAGGACTTGCTCGTCGCGTGTTATCTCGCGGGCGCGCTCATGCGCCGTTCCGGCCTCGAAGGCCTTGCGAGCGGCTTGACGGTCATCGACGATCTGCTCGCGAATTACTGGGAAACGCTGCATCCGGGTCTCTCGCGCTTGCGGGCGCGGCGCAACGCGTTGTCTTGGATTTTCGAGCGGGCGGTTCAGTTCGTCGTGGACAAGGTGGACCGCGATACGCAGCAGGAGCGCGCATTGATCGATGCGTTGCAGACGCGCCTCGAAGCCATCGATACGCGTCTTGCCGAGAAAGACCCGGACGCGCCGAGCGTGCGGCCGTTGCTCAATCAGATTCGCACGTTGCCGGTTCGGGAAGTTGTGCCCGAGCCCGTGCCTGCTGTAGACGCGCCTGTCGCGTCGGCGGAGACACGACCAGCACAAATCTCGCGTCCTTCTGCGCCGGCCGCTGCCGCATCGCTTGCCGTCGCACCGCTTTCGAACGCGGCCATTGTGTCCGATGCCGATGCCGACCGCGCCTTCGAGCAGATCGCCGAACGGCTGGTGACGCTGGCGGGCTTCCGGCGTGGCAATCGGGCGAGCGATGCGCAGGCGTATCGGCTGAATCGGCTTGCGGCGTGGGGCGCGATTGAAACCGCGCCGCTTGCCGAGCGTGGCCAGACGCGCATTCCGGGGCCGATCGCGGAACTGGCGATTGCATTGGACCGCCTGCAATCCGGCGATGCGCCCGAGGACACGCTCACGTTCGCAGAGGCGAACTTGCCGGCGTTTCCGTTCTGGATGGATTTGAATCGCGCGAGCGCACAGGCGCTTGCGAATCTTGGCGAGCCGTTCGCGGACGCGCTCGCCGAAGTGAACGCGGCGACGCTGCAACTGTTGCGCCGCGCCCCTGAGTTGCCGAATCTGACTTTCGCGGATGGCAAGCCTTTCGCGGATGGCGCGACGCTCGAATGGATCACGAGCCTGCAACGCAATGCGGCGACGGGTTCGGGCGGCGGCGCGGCGCCGGATGCGCTCGCGGTGGCGCTCGGCACGGCGCGCTCGCTCGCCGCGGCGGGCGATCTCGAAGCGGCGGCAGTGGCGCTCCAGGGCGCGACGTTGGGCACGAATCCGGAACAACGCCTGCGCGCGACCATCCACTTGAGCGAATTGATGCTGGCGCATCGGCCGAACGCGCCGCTGCGGCCGTTCGCGCAGATGATCGTCGGCGAAGTGGATCGGCATGAGCTCGACCGCTGGACGCCGCAACTCGCGCTGGAGGCGTTGAGCGCGGCGCACGCGCTGTATCAGCAAAACGATGCGCATGCCGAAGCGATTGCACTGGTCGCGCGCATTGCGAAGATCGATGCGGCTGCGGCGGTGAAGTTGGCGTTGGGGGGCGCGTAG
- a CDS encoding response regulator transcription factor, producing the protein MPSSPRILIVDDDHSLRVLLVEYLAGHGMTTEGAASAAEARECLAADTFDLVLLDLGLPDGDGLELAREWRAGGEGGAMPIICLTGRTEEADRVMGLELGADDYVTKPFSPREVLARVRAVLRRTGAGAAQGAPITRGKLPRAYRFGGWTLNLNTRRLKSQDDETVTLTNAEFNLLVVLLGAPNRVVSREHMIERTRAFDDVYDRAIDVQILRLRRKIEEDARAPKLLCTERGAGYYLNAEIEEVW; encoded by the coding sequence ATGCCGAGTTCACCCCGCATATTGATCGTCGACGATGACCATTCCTTGCGTGTTCTGCTCGTCGAATATCTCGCCGGACACGGCATGACGACCGAAGGCGCGGCATCCGCCGCCGAAGCGCGCGAATGCCTCGCCGCCGATACCTTCGATCTCGTGTTGCTCGACCTCGGCCTGCCCGACGGCGACGGCCTCGAACTCGCGCGCGAATGGCGCGCGGGCGGCGAGGGCGGCGCCATGCCGATCATCTGCCTCACGGGCCGCACCGAGGAAGCCGACCGCGTGATGGGCCTCGAACTCGGCGCGGACGATTACGTCACCAAGCCGTTTTCGCCGCGCGAAGTGCTCGCCCGCGTGCGCGCCGTGCTGCGGCGCACGGGCGCGGGCGCGGCGCAGGGCGCGCCGATCACGCGCGGAAAGCTGCCGCGCGCGTATCGCTTCGGCGGCTGGACGCTGAATCTGAACACGCGCCGCCTCAAGTCGCAGGACGACGAGACCGTTACCCTCACCAACGCCGAGTTCAATTTGCTGGTCGTGCTGCTCGGCGCGCCTAATCGCGTGGTGTCGCGCGAACACATGATCGAGCGCACCCGCGCGTTCGACGATGTCTATGACCGCGCCATCGACGTCCAGATTTTGCGGCTGCGTCGCAAGATCGAGGAAGATGCGCGCGCGCCCAAGCTGCTGTGCACGGAACGCGGCGCGGGCTACTACCTGAATGCGGAAATCGAGGAAGTGTGGTGA